A single region of the Bacteroidales bacterium genome encodes:
- a CDS encoding PorT family protein, with protein sequence MKPLIIILFLIISVQCYSQKFSVGILNGVNRSNINGNQESGRWMNKPGPVSGIFFNYSPFQMWSIQTEISKMTIYYEEKTYYYPIYWLDKSLSANSIMPYYYMNHNWNYSFYRIPFQLKFSTPTRIKFNLSAGIYFSYRYDYSESLNNTPPKHDFGYIYSAGFSYPITNSLKVFVDGRYTIGRKVFIDQINGRNGTAEMIFGIGYYAFGKRKNHSKDFFPSDSSNRQVLFLTYKGGFSESSNNGHQSRNGYSSNGGFIGGVSFDYYLNKNFAISSGLTFEQKGYRFKDSSATRFIYNPVNYPASIYNNCKVDINYIVIPLLLKLKFGGKLKYYINGGLYSGLRLNARVTGKSKLELRGESYTLNEYTVYDDIDGNIKDNDWGWVLGGGILIPFYNKYSLEIGCNYNSGWKNILDVQPSILNSGADKTLKNKSLNFTVGFQIPIL encoded by the coding sequence GTAAATAGATCAAATATTAATGGAAACCAAGAATCTGGAAGATGGATGAACAAACCAGGGCCAGTATCTGGAATTTTCTTTAACTATTCACCCTTTCAGATGTGGTCAATACAAACCGAGATTAGCAAAATGACCATCTATTACGAAGAAAAAACCTATTATTATCCAATTTATTGGTTAGATAAGAGTTTGAGTGCTAATTCAATTATGCCTTATTATTATATGAATCATAATTGGAATTACTCCTTTTATAGGATTCCGTTTCAGTTAAAATTTAGCACACCAACCCGCATAAAATTTAACCTATCCGCAGGTATCTATTTTTCTTATCGATATGATTATAGTGAATCACTTAACAACACCCCTCCAAAACATGATTTTGGATACATTTATTCCGCTGGGTTTTCATACCCAATAACAAATAGTCTTAAAGTTTTTGTCGATGGTCGGTATACAATTGGACGCAAGGTGTTTATCGATCAGATAAATGGTAGAAATGGTACTGCCGAAATGATTTTTGGAATTGGCTATTATGCCTTCGGGAAGAGAAAAAATCATTCAAAAGATTTTTTTCCTTCCGATTCATCAAATCGTCAAGTGTTATTCCTAACCTATAAAGGAGGGTTTAGCGAGTCAAGTAATAACGGGCACCAAAGTAGAAATGGCTATAGTTCAAATGGAGGTTTTATTGGTGGTGTATCGTTTGATTATTACTTGAATAAAAATTTTGCAATTAGTTCAGGGCTAACTTTTGAACAAAAGGGTTATAGATTTAAAGATTCTTCTGCAACACGTTTTATCTACAATCCAGTTAATTATCCAGCATCTATCTATAACAATTGCAAGGTTGATATAAACTATATAGTTATCCCTTTATTATTAAAGTTAAAATTTGGAGGCAAACTTAAATATTACATAAATGGCGGCTTGTATTCAGGTTTAAGACTAAATGCTAGGGTAACTGGGAAGTCTAAATTAGAATTACGTGGGGAATCTTATACGTTAAACGAGTATACTGTTTATGACGATATTGATGGAAATATAAAAGATAACGATTGGGGCTGGGTACTTGGTGGAGGTATATTAATTCCATTTTATAATAAATACTCATTGGAAATAGGGTGTAATTATAATTCAGGATGGAAGAATATATTAGATGTCCAACCATCTATACTTAATTCTGGAGCAGATAAAACATTAAAGAATAAATCTTTAAATTTTACAGTTGGATTCCAAATCCCAATCCTATAA